In the genome of Chryseobacterium sp. 52, the window TGGCTGAATTTTGTATTTGATGTAAAAAAAGAAGCGAACTGAGTCACCGAACTGTTGAAAAAACGGTCAATCATAGAGGTCATTTCCTCGTTGAAATATTCCCCTTTCTCTACTTTTGGATAGTATTCACGGGAATTTCCATATAATGTGTAACCTACAAGGTCCTTATTCTGCATTCTTTTCAGCAGAGTAGCAATGGTTGTTGCTGCAGGTTTGGGTTCCGGATAAGATTCAAGAATTTCTTTCATGAAAATCTTCTTCTTTTCCCAAAGGATTTCCATCAGTTTTTTTTCTGAATCCGTTAATTTTATTTCTTTCATTCTACAAGATTGTAATTTGTTCTACAAATGTAGAATAAAAATTAATACCTGCAAATTTTTATGGCATTATTTTTCCATTCCTTTTGTACCGCTTAACATAACGCTATGAAATT includes:
- a CDS encoding BlaI/MecI/CopY family transcriptional regulator, whose translation is MKEIKLTDSEKKLMEILWEKKKIFMKEILESYPEPKPAATTIATLLKRMQNKDLVGYTLYGNSREYYPKVEKGEYFNEEMTSMIDRFFNSSVTQFASFFTSNTKFSQKQLKELRDIIDQQIKE